In one window of Candidatus Babeliales bacterium DNA:
- a CDS encoding Maf family protein, with amino-acid sequence MNIRHTLYFGSKSQPRRMLLDESHIPYITVEQHADESQCDWGLPLPQLVLSIAIYKMQHVMLPDGTSEGDVCFVLTADTMSHDKTGKIHGKPVDRADAVAKIKATREGSFLCTAFCLDKKVWRSGKWEIEERVADVVSAEFSFIIPDEWIDTYLEKVPFLDVSGGIAVERYGNQFLKTVRGSYSTIIGLPLFELRQALEKLGFYK; translated from the coding sequence ATGAATATACGACACACTTTGTATTTTGGTTCCAAGTCGCAACCACGTCGCATGTTACTTGATGAGTCTCACATTCCGTATATTACTGTTGAACAACATGCAGATGAATCGCAATGCGATTGGGGATTGCCGTTGCCACAACTTGTTTTGAGTATTGCTATATATAAAATGCAGCATGTTATGTTACCTGATGGCACGTCAGAAGGCGATGTTTGTTTTGTGCTCACAGCGGATACTATGTCGCACGATAAAACAGGCAAGATTCACGGCAAACCAGTCGATAGGGCTGATGCTGTTGCAAAAATAAAAGCCACGCGGGAAGGATCATTTTTGTGCACTGCTTTTTGCTTGGATAAAAAAGTGTGGCGATCAGGAAAGTGGGAAATTGAAGAACGTGTAGCTGATGTTGTATCAGCTGAATTTTCGTTTATTATTCCTGATGAATGGATAGATACATATTTGGAAAAGGTTCCTTTTTTAGATGTGTCTGGTGGTATTGCTGTTGAACGGTATGGTAATCAGTTTTTAAAAACAGTACGTGGTTCATATTCTACGATTATTGGGTTGCCGTTGTTTGAGTTGCGCCAAGCATTGGAGAAATTGGGTTTTTATAAATAG